From Arcobacter sp. CECT 8983, the proteins below share one genomic window:
- the fliP gene encoding flagellar type III secretion system pore protein FliP (The bacterial flagellar biogenesis protein FliP forms a type III secretion system (T3SS)-type pore required for flagellar assembly.): MKLIFSLLIFSISLLFAQEEVAPPVVNLSIAALEEPAQFVKTINIAIILTLLVLAPTLILMVTSFTRLIIVFSLLRQAMGLQQTPPNQIIISLSLILTIFIMEPYFKKSWDDAIVPYMDEKIGYEVAFEKGVKPFKEFMIKNTREKDLALFYRIKKEENPKNIDDVPLTLLMPSFIVSELKTAFEIGFLIFLPFLVIDIIVASILMSLGMMMLPPVMISLPIKIIFFIVIDGWSLIIGNLAQSFK; this comes from the coding sequence TTGAAACTAATATTTAGTTTATTGATTTTTTCTATTTCATTACTTTTTGCCCAAGAAGAAGTAGCACCACCTGTTGTTAATCTTTCAATAGCTGCACTTGAAGAACCAGCACAATTTGTTAAAACAATTAATATTGCTATTATTTTAACTCTTTTAGTTTTAGCTCCTACACTTATCTTAATGGTTACGAGTTTTACAAGATTGATTATTGTTTTTTCTTTACTTAGACAGGCTATGGGACTGCAACAAACTCCACCAAATCAAATTATTATTTCACTTTCTTTAATTTTAACAATTTTTATTATGGAACCATATTTTAAAAAATCTTGGGATGATGCTATTGTTCCATATATGGATGAAAAAATAGGTTATGAAGTAGCTTTTGAAAAGGGAGTTAAACCCTTTAAAGAGTTTATGATAAAAAATACTAGAGAAAAAGATTTAGCCTTATTTTATAGAATAAAAAAAGAAGAAAACCCTAAAAATATTGATGATGTGCCTTTAACACTTTTAATGCCTTCATTCATTGTTAGTGAACTTAAAACAGCCTTTGAAATAGGTTTTTTAATCTTTTTACCATTTTTAGTTATTGATATTATTGTAGCATCTATTTTAATGTCCTTGGGTATGATGATGCTTCCACCTGTAATGATATCCCTGCCCATAAAGATAATCTTCTTTATTGTAATTGATGGGTGGTCATTGATTATTGGAAACTTAGCTCAATCCTTTAAGTGA
- the mrdA gene encoding penicillin-binding protein 2 encodes MTRLKLIFIFIILVLLTLLARVYFLSIKSNTYYEELSKRNYIKKVYEVPNRGIIKDRNGKALAMNKLGFSINLRPHLRSYKNKKRLNKLIALINKHFPEYEKEKLYKEYKKADSPYKHDFVKVVKYIPYDKFFKKYTLFNSLDDIQIKSEVKRVYPYKQDASHIIGYVGKASRLDIDRNPFSKHSGIIGKIGLEKYYNKKLQGELGYKNIKVNALNKELEVLEEKKPSSDNDLTISIDIELQKYIQKNFPGKGGAAIVMDAQTGELLTASSFPEFDNNIFVDGISVKEWNRMRNDFNHPFTNKLINGKYPPGSVIKMGVALAFLEHGIKPSYTVFDTGAITLGKRNFRCWKQEGHGKVGFTKAIRESCDDFFYKGSLKVGINNISETLAKFGIGQKTGIDLDNEHYGTNPNKDWKQKRHNLPWYVGETVITSIGQGEMLTTPMQIARYTAFLATGKLPIPHFSKDSFQEPIEVPHDEDHLDLIRKGMYEVNNHKKGTLYRYSRNSIITMAGKTGTAQVVSIPQSEKKRMKESELEYYHRSHAWITAYGPYKGDKKYVVTVIIEHGGHGGSAAGLLVKNIFKKLYEFGYIKNPK; translated from the coding sequence TTGACTAGACTAAAACTAATATTTATTTTTATTATTCTTGTTTTATTAACACTACTTGCAAGGGTATATTTCCTTAGTATTAAATCAAATACTTATTATGAAGAACTTTCTAAAAGAAATTATATTAAAAAAGTCTATGAAGTACCAAATAGAGGTATAATTAAAGATAGAAATGGAAAAGCATTAGCTATGAATAAGCTTGGCTTTTCAATTAATTTAAGACCACATTTAAGATCATATAAAAATAAAAAAAGGCTAAATAAATTAATTGCTTTAATTAATAAACACTTCCCTGAATATGAAAAAGAAAAGTTATATAAAGAGTATAAAAAAGCTGATTCTCCATATAAACATGATTTTGTAAAAGTTGTAAAATATATACCTTATGATAAGTTTTTCAAAAAATATACACTATTTAATTCTTTAGATGATATTCAAATTAAATCAGAAGTAAAAAGAGTTTATCCTTACAAGCAAGATGCTTCTCATATCATTGGTTATGTGGGAAAAGCTTCAAGGTTAGATATCGACAGAAACCCCTTTTCAAAACATAGTGGAATCATTGGAAAAATAGGTTTAGAAAAGTATTATAATAAAAAACTTCAAGGGGAACTTGGGTACAAAAATATTAAAGTAAATGCTTTAAATAAAGAGCTTGAAGTACTTGAAGAGAAAAAACCATCAAGTGATAATGACCTTACAATTTCAATTGATATTGAACTACAAAAATATATCCAAAAAAACTTCCCAGGTAAAGGTGGAGCAGCTATTGTAATGGATGCTCAAACAGGAGAACTTCTTACTGCTAGTTCTTTCCCTGAATTTGATAATAATATTTTTGTTGATGGTATTTCTGTAAAAGAGTGGAACAGAATGAGAAATGATTTTAATCATCCTTTTACAAATAAATTAATTAATGGTAAATATCCTCCAGGTTCTGTTATAAAAATGGGTGTAGCTTTAGCCTTTTTAGAACATGGAATTAAACCTAGTTATACAGTATTTGACACAGGTGCTATAACCTTAGGGAAAAGAAATTTTAGATGTTGGAAGCAAGAAGGACATGGTAAAGTTGGATTTACTAAAGCTATTAGAGAAAGTTGTGATGACTTTTTCTATAAAGGAAGTCTAAAAGTAGGAATAAATAATATCTCAGAAACATTAGCTAAATTTGGTATTGGTCAAAAAACTGGTATTGATTTAGATAATGAACATTATGGAACAAACCCAAATAAGGATTGGAAACAAAAAAGACATAATTTACCTTGGTATGTTGGGGAAACAGTAATTACATCAATTGGACAAGGTGAAATGCTTACAACACCAATGCAAATTGCAAGATACACAGCATTTTTAGCAACAGGTAAGCTTCCAATACCTCACTTCTCAAAAGATAGTTTTCAAGAACCAATTGAAGTTCCCCATGATGAAGATCATTTAGACTTAATAAGAAAAGGTATGTATGAAGTAAATAACCATAAAAAAGGTACTTTATATAGATACTCAAGGAATAGTATTATTACTATGGCTGGGAAAACAGGAACTGCACAAGTTGTATCTATTCCTCAGTCTGAAAAGAAAAGAATGAAAGAGAGTGAACTAGAGTATTATCATAGATCACATGCTTGGATTACTGCTTATGGTCCATACAAAGGTGACAAAAAATATGTTGTAACAGTTATAATTGAACATGGTGGACACGGGGGAAGTGCTGCTGGTTTATTAGTAAAAAATATTTTTAAAAAATTATATGAGTTTGGTTACATAAAAAACCCTAAATAA
- a CDS encoding EscU/YscU/HrcU family type III secretion system export apparatus switch protein, with the protein MNKNDIKKAVALEYDIEVDNAPKVVAKGKGEIANNIIKIAQDNDIPIKKDEDLIELLSAIDIEKEIPPSMYKAVSEIFAFIYDLTALERKKRDSEKVNDII; encoded by the coding sequence ATGAATAAAAATGATATTAAAAAAGCTGTTGCCTTAGAGTATGATATTGAAGTAGATAATGCTCCTAAAGTAGTAGCTAAAGGTAAAGGTGAAATTGCTAATAATATTATTAAGATTGCTCAAGACAATGATATTCCAATAAAAAAAGACGAAGATCTTATTGAACTTTTATCTGCTATTGATATTGAAAAAGAAATCCCTCCAAGCATGTATAAAGCAGTATCTGAAATTTTTGCATTTATTTATGATTTAACTGCCCTTGAAAGAAAAAAAAGAGACTCTGAAAAAGTAAATGATATAATTTGA
- a CDS encoding flagellar hook-length control protein FliK, whose translation MSINIIFYDILKIMIVSNNNLLKILLPNDNKVLKDALKEADIKTLVNIKKGDVSVDDILKDLFTQAKTGTKTNASIESLLKNSTIFKDLGNFSKNIETLLKQASQNETLQKFKPQIEALLKNLGNIDEKVLKNSLDKSGVFLESKMLSQSQAKTSLPKELENILNQIKTILKQVDTPQAKNISQIIDKLLNQNIKGLDANPTENLKDLKALTSQLETLGKSLQNKQTANLEQLTNNLKNISNQIQLTQSKIDNGSATQIEKLIHNKSEALASTRDVLLNLKNEVLQNNNLPNKQTLLKQIDNLLQSKELNTNLNPASLKAAPNQASETLATLKEVIVSLQNKQPVNPDKITNSLQNLTTQLQTNQVKNEVLSQIKDILQNLKNEVILDKNIPNKQALLNQIDNLLQNKSMDSLNLKPTINNLTSNIETLLKDLKTTIAQVNQGNTNQGSFEKIDKALTKLEQTTQNFIQTLNRGENPKGANTNLQNDMKAILLKVQEELATNTSDPKASDTSKQIDKVLTQIEYHQLLSVVSNSNSVYIPFIWDILEDGSISMREGKDEKFYCEINLNLKEFGETRLLLGLYDKNKLDLTIYATKDHFKQAIKENIFKLKRAMNSVELIPMNIHILDFDKEKKEEIKKADVYNQNTSLGFGVDIKA comes from the coding sequence ATGTCAATAAATATAATATTTTATGATATACTTAAAATTATGATAGTTTCTAATAATAATCTACTCAAAATCCTTTTACCAAATGATAACAAAGTTTTAAAAGATGCACTAAAAGAAGCAGATATTAAAACCTTAGTAAATATAAAAAAAGGTGATGTAAGTGTAGATGATATATTAAAAGACCTTTTCACGCAAGCTAAAACAGGAACTAAAACAAATGCCTCAATAGAAAGCTTATTAAAAAATTCCACTATTTTTAAAGACTTAGGAAACTTTAGCAAAAATATTGAAACACTTTTAAAACAAGCTTCACAAAATGAAACTCTTCAAAAGTTTAAACCACAAATAGAAGCTTTATTAAAAAATCTTGGAAATATAGATGAAAAAGTTTTAAAAAATTCCCTTGATAAATCAGGAGTATTTTTAGAATCAAAAATGCTTTCTCAATCCCAAGCAAAAACCTCTTTACCAAAAGAATTAGAAAATATTTTAAATCAAATAAAAACTATTTTAAAGCAAGTAGATACTCCCCAAGCAAAAAATATTTCACAAATAATAGATAAACTTTTAAATCAAAATATTAAAGGACTAGATGCAAATCCTACTGAAAACTTAAAAGACTTAAAAGCTTTAACTTCTCAGTTAGAAACTCTTGGTAAATCTTTACAAAATAAACAAACTGCAAATTTAGAGCAATTAACAAATAATTTAAAGAATATTTCAAATCAAATACAACTAACCCAATCAAAAATAGATAATGGCTCTGCAACACAAATAGAAAAACTAATACATAATAAAAGTGAAGCTTTAGCAAGTACAAGAGATGTTTTATTAAATCTAAAAAATGAAGTTTTACAAAACAATAATTTGCCAAATAAACAAACACTTTTAAAACAAATTGATAACTTACTTCAAAGTAAAGAACTAAATACAAATTTAAATCCTGCTTCTTTAAAAGCTGCTCCAAACCAAGCAAGTGAAACCTTAGCTACATTAAAAGAGGTAATTGTATCTTTACAAAACAAACAGCCAGTAAATCCTGATAAAATTACAAATAGTTTACAAAACTTAACAACTCAACTTCAAACAAATCAAGTAAAAAATGAAGTACTAAGCCAAATAAAAGATATCTTACAAAATTTAAAAAATGAAGTTATTTTAGATAAAAATATTCCAAATAAACAAGCTTTATTAAACCAAATAGACAATTTACTTCAAAATAAAAGTATGGATTCTTTAAATTTAAAACCTACAATTAATAATCTAACTTCAAATATAGAAACTCTATTAAAAGATCTAAAAACAACTATTGCACAGGTAAATCAAGGAAATACAAACCAAGGAAGTTTTGAAAAAATAGACAAAGCATTAACAAAACTTGAACAAACTACTCAAAACTTTATACAAACTTTAAATAGAGGTGAAAATCCCAAAGGTGCAAATACAAACTTACAAAATGATATGAAAGCTATTTTATTAAAAGTACAAGAAGAATTAGCAACAAATACATCTGATCCAAAAGCTAGTGATACATCAAAGCAGATTGACAAAGTACTAACACAAATAGAATACCATCAACTTTTATCAGTAGTATCTAATAGCAATAGTGTTTATATCCCTTTTATTTGGGATATTTTAGAAGATGGTTCAATCTCTATGAGAGAAGGAAAAGATGAAAAATTTTATTGTGAAATTAATTTAAATTTAAAAGAGTTTGGAGAAACAAGACTTCTTCTTGGACTTTATGACAAAAATAAACTTGACTTAACAATTTATGCCACAAAAGATCATTTTAAACAAGCAATAAAAGAAAATATTTTTAAACTAAAAAGAGCTATGAATTCTGTTGAGTTAATTCCTATGAATATTCATATTTTAGATTTTGATAAAGAGAAAAAAGAAGAAATAAAAAAAGCTGATGTTTATAACCAAAATACAAGTCTTGGCTTTGGCGTAGATATAAAGGCATAA
- the fliW gene encoding flagellar assembly protein FliW — translation MKFEVVTPIDGFEREKEFELSKLDDFFSMIKGVETGETIRLMSFGALKSLEFELPKDFVAKLEIENISDISIFYIFVLQAQTSDSSMNIFAPLIMNNKSMKMGQIHLDLHELGLDSLNDILPKF, via the coding sequence ATGAAATTTGAAGTAGTTACTCCTATTGATGGCTTTGAAAGAGAAAAAGAGTTTGAATTATCAAAACTAGATGATTTCTTTTCTATGATAAAGGGTGTTGAAACAGGTGAAACTATTAGACTTATGAGTTTTGGAGCACTAAAGTCTTTAGAGTTTGAATTGCCTAAAGATTTTGTGGCAAAGCTAGAAATAGAGAATATTTCAGATATATCAATATTTTATATATTTGTTTTACAAGCTCAAACTTCTGATTCTTCAATGAATATTTTTGCTCCATTAATAATGAACAATAAATCAATGAAAATGGGACAAATACATTTAGATTTACATGAGTTAGGCTTAGATAGTCTAAACGATATACTTCCAAAATTTTAA
- a CDS encoding AAA family ATPase translates to MSNSTYEEHKTFNLSGVLKKVLYKNDENNYVIAVLENNQKICGNYYDTEIEKIVGEEVLLKGNWTTHKKYGVQFEFETLELKEAEMFFFLTKIVKGVGKKFAKELLEKYTEDELVDILNEKPGELLQFKGIKEKKLEKIVASWQKFKHLRELGKFLSKFGVTSNLINKIYSHFSEVDNLIEKIKNNPYILINIKGIGFKRADEIAKALGIDPKSDFRISACVNYTLREFCDNNGNSSIDKSHLYKLLDESLHFKDEEILYEKVVSDMLVEEEVFQTSEHRISPSMLYFAERRILEFFQRRENERNKKIISSFDEYIEKKEKTLGFELNEEQKKAVELINDGHKTLFLIGYAGTGKSTSSRAVLELLEEIVAYDDIIAIALSGIASQRISDTTGYNSSTIQSLFVKHEDKEFFPHKVILLDEASMVNSVMFYNLIKKIHDDTIFIIVGDDGQLPAIGAGNILADAIKFELAPICKLTKIYRQSEDQAIAVIANDIRQGQVPEYRNDYKDFEFIDVSINNYYAVKNSTSQNEFSDVRTKISESILNTILNISSHYIRKYYEYIKKKEISSALTLFQVITPMKAGILGVENLNMQLQSLFNHSKKKGYKSKLYEYKMSDKVIHIKNENMKAQTMHMYKTASTEFMEKRVFNGQLGLIIKLDFDEQKCIVLYPNDDMVVFYEFDELSSLLSLAYCLTIHKTQGMEYENALIPMSFSHYIMHNTKLLYTAITRAKDMCFIVGEEEAFKSACKRIETTKRESVINDLLSKKL, encoded by the coding sequence TTGTCAAATTCTACTTATGAAGAACATAAAACTTTTAATCTTTCAGGGGTCTTGAAAAAAGTTTTATATAAAAATGATGAAAATAACTATGTAATAGCAGTACTTGAAAATAATCAAAAAATCTGTGGTAACTATTATGATACAGAAATTGAAAAGATTGTTGGAGAAGAAGTTTTATTAAAAGGAAACTGGACAACACATAAAAAATATGGTGTTCAGTTTGAATTTGAAACATTAGAGTTAAAAGAAGCTGAGATGTTTTTCTTTTTAACTAAGATAGTTAAAGGTGTGGGGAAAAAGTTTGCAAAAGAGCTTTTAGAAAAATATACTGAAGATGAATTAGTAGATATACTAAATGAAAAACCTGGAGAGCTTTTACAGTTTAAAGGTATAAAAGAGAAAAAACTAGAAAAGATAGTCGCCTCTTGGCAAAAATTTAAACACTTAAGAGAGCTAGGGAAATTTTTATCAAAATTTGGTGTAACTTCAAATCTAATTAATAAAATCTATTCTCACTTTAGTGAAGTAGATAATTTAATTGAAAAAATAAAAAATAATCCATATATTCTTATAAATATAAAAGGTATTGGTTTTAAAAGAGCAGATGAAATAGCAAAAGCTTTAGGAATAGATCCTAAATCTGATTTTAGAATTAGTGCTTGTGTAAACTATACTTTAAGAGAGTTTTGTGATAACAATGGAAACTCTTCAATTGACAAATCTCACCTTTATAAACTTTTAGATGAGAGTTTACATTTTAAAGATGAAGAAATTTTATATGAAAAAGTAGTCTCTGATATGCTTGTTGAAGAAGAAGTATTTCAAACAAGTGAACATAGAATTTCCCCTTCAATGTTATATTTTGCAGAAAGAAGAATTTTAGAGTTTTTTCAAAGAAGAGAGAATGAAAGAAATAAAAAGATAATTTCTTCTTTTGATGAATATATCGAGAAAAAAGAGAAAACTTTAGGCTTTGAGTTAAATGAAGAACAAAAAAAAGCAGTAGAACTTATAAATGATGGACATAAAACACTATTTTTAATTGGTTATGCAGGAACTGGTAAATCAACATCTAGTAGGGCGGTTTTAGAACTACTTGAAGAAATAGTTGCCTATGATGATATTATTGCTATTGCTTTAAGTGGTATTGCTTCTCAAAGAATATCTGATACTACAGGATATAATAGTTCGACTATTCAATCACTTTTTGTAAAACATGAAGATAAAGAGTTTTTCCCCCATAAAGTAATTTTACTTGATGAAGCTTCAATGGTTAATTCTGTGATGTTTTATAATCTTATTAAAAAGATACATGATGATACTATTTTTATTATAGTAGGAGATGATGGGCAGCTTCCAGCTATTGGTGCAGGTAATATCTTAGCGGATGCTATTAAATTTGAATTAGCCCCTATATGTAAATTAACTAAAATCTATAGACAAAGTGAAGACCAAGCAATTGCTGTTATTGCAAATGATATTAGACAAGGTCAAGTTCCTGAGTATAGGAATGATTATAAAGATTTTGAATTTATTGATGTATCTATAAATAACTACTATGCTGTTAAAAACTCGACTTCACAAAATGAGTTTTCTGATGTAAGAACAAAAATAAGTGAATCAATTTTAAATACGATTTTAAATATTTCTAGTCATTATATACGGAAATATTATGAATATATAAAGAAAAAAGAGATTTCTTCTGCTTTAACACTTTTTCAAGTTATTACTCCAATGAAAGCAGGAATTTTAGGAGTAGAAAACCTTAATATGCAGCTTCAATCACTCTTTAATCATTCTAAAAAGAAAGGCTATAAAAGTAAACTTTATGAATATAAAATGAGTGATAAAGTAATACATATAAAAAATGAAAATATGAAAGCTCAAACTATGCATATGTATAAAACAGCTTCTACAGAGTTTATGGAAAAAAGAGTTTTTAATGGACAACTTGGACTTATTATAAAACTTGATTTTGATGAACAAAAATGTATAGTTTTATATCCAAATGATGATATGGTAGTATTTTATGAGTTTGATGAGTTAAGCTCATTATTATCACTTGCTTATTGTTTAACTATTCATAAAACTCAAGGAATGGAGTATGAAAATGCTTTAATTCCAATGAGTTTTTCTCACTATATTATGCATAATACAAAGCTTTTATATACTGCAATTACAAGAGCAAAAGATATGTGTTTTATCGTTGGAGAAGAAGAGGCATTTAAAAGTGCTTGTAAAAGAATAGAAACAACAAAACGAGAATCTGTAATAAATGATCTTCTTTCAAAAAAACTTTAA
- a CDS encoding peptidylprolyl isomerase, whose translation MITWMQRHKKWLVITIWISTIAFVGAGFVGWGSYDYGSKGGAVAVVGDREVTVEEYQREYSSLYDQYARMFGNQFNQEMADKLKLKDAAYKLVIQKNLILSFADELGLDVTDEEIAKQLVQIPAFLKDGKFDKDTYIKVLQQNRTNPTEFEASIKRDILLQKVESLFQIQANEKELENLNKLLFAEDKISIKVLNANNVKVNVTEDELKKYWEENKNSYVSEPTVKLAIEEITVEPKNFSEEELKNHYNSFKTDYTKEDGKLKTFDEAKEDMIQTLSEKATKKEALKKYLKLKKGEENFTKEVEIEESKLAYSQEDLEKIDGSVPGDVLKPFIHDGNYIVVKVLNKGLPKPLSYEQAKEQVSKNYESIALNKALEELSKKELENFSGRSLGYVARDSYSKIPELQPQEALSFLNKLFESTQKQGKVNLGNKIVLYKIEDSKLAQYDKSKNDAVKSTVNKLLNQELINNLIKNLENKYEVQSSISLEE comes from the coding sequence ATGATAACTTGGATGCAAAGACACAAAAAGTGGCTTGTTATAACTATTTGGATAAGTACAATAGCTTTCGTAGGAGCTGGTTTTGTAGGATGGGGATCTTACGATTATGGTTCAAAAGGTGGTGCAGTAGCTGTTGTTGGTGATAGAGAAGTAACTGTAGAAGAGTATCAAAGAGAATATTCAAGTCTTTATGACCAATATGCAAGAATGTTTGGAAATCAGTTTAATCAAGAAATGGCTGATAAATTAAAACTAAAAGATGCAGCTTATAAATTAGTTATTCAAAAAAATCTTATTTTATCATTTGCCGATGAATTAGGTCTTGATGTTACTGATGAAGAAATAGCAAAACAATTAGTTCAAATTCCTGCATTTTTAAAAGATGGTAAGTTTGATAAAGATACATATATCAAAGTATTACAACAAAATAGAACAAATCCAACTGAATTTGAAGCTTCAATAAAAAGAGATATTCTTTTACAAAAAGTTGAATCACTATTTCAAATACAAGCAAATGAAAAAGAGTTAGAAAATCTAAATAAACTTCTATTTGCAGAAGATAAAATTAGTATTAAAGTATTAAATGCAAATAATGTAAAAGTTAATGTAACAGAAGATGAATTAAAAAAATATTGGGAAGAGAACAAAAATAGTTATGTTTCAGAACCAACTGTTAAATTAGCAATTGAAGAAATTACTGTAGAACCAAAGAATTTTTCTGAAGAAGAATTAAAAAATCATTATAATAGCTTTAAAACTGATTATACAAAAGAAGATGGAAAACTTAAAACATTTGATGAAGCTAAAGAAGATATGATTCAAACATTAAGTGAAAAAGCTACAAAAAAAGAAGCTTTAAAAAAATACTTAAAACTTAAAAAAGGTGAAGAGAACTTCACAAAAGAAGTTGAAATAGAAGAGAGCAAATTAGCATATTCACAAGAAGACTTAGAAAAGATTGATGGTTCAGTACCAGGTGATGTATTAAAGCCATTTATTCATGATGGAAACTATATAGTAGTTAAAGTTTTAAATAAAGGTCTTCCAAAACCATTATCATATGAACAAGCAAAAGAGCAAGTTTCTAAAAACTATGAATCTATTGCTTTAAATAAAGCTTTAGAAGAATTATCTAAAAAAGAGTTAGAAAACTTTTCAGGTAGAAGTTTAGGTTATGTTGCAAGGGATTCATATTCAAAAATCCCAGAGCTTCAACCACAAGAGGCTTTAAGCTTTTTAAATAAACTTTTTGAAAGTACTCAAAAGCAAGGAAAAGTTAATTTAGGAAATAAAATTGTATTATATAAGATAGAAGATTCAAAATTAGCGCAATATGATAAGTCTAAAAATGATGCTGTTAAATCAACAGTAAATAAATTATTAAATCAAGAGTTAATTAACAACTTAATTAAAAATTTAGAAAATAAGTATGAAGTACAATCTTCAATCTCTTTAGAGGAGTAG